The Aspergillus luchuensis IFO 4308 DNA, chromosome 7, nearly complete sequence genome has a segment encoding these proteins:
- a CDS encoding mitochondrial 37S ribosomal protein bS21m (COG:S;~EggNog:ENOG410PTXF;~InterPro:IPR001911;~PFAM:PF01165;~go_component: GO:0005840 - ribosome [Evidence IEA];~go_function: GO:0003735 - structural constituent of ribosome [Evidence IEA];~go_process: GO:0006412 - translation [Evidence IEA]) → MDMRALSRSLLRAKPTTTLYKSCQQQQHLLPARIGLRFSSDASSSSSSSSSSSSTPSNKNNTTTQPPTRQTQQPSSSPSTSQKPTDFDQILNKLNFNNTTTTTPTPGSNAATTPGSTTRAFNDSLSLSRAVGLSAETDGLRTATSLRKIDLKLGPTLGRQVTVEPERGMDLPAALRSLSTVISQNKMKQSLNKQKYHVRKGMVRKQLRMQRWRKLFKFSFQATVKRIQKIRGQGW, encoded by the coding sequence ATGGACATGCGCGCTCTATcccgcagcctcctccgggCGAAGCCAACCACGACCCTCTACAAGAGctgccagcagcaacagcatctcctcccagcacGAATTGGCCTGCGCTTCTCTTCTgacgcctcctcctcttcctcctcttcttcctcttcttcttccaccccatccaacaagaacaacacaaCCACACAACCCCCGACCCGCCAAACACAacaaccctcctcatccccatcaacGTCCCAAAAACCCACCGACTTCGACCAAATCCTCAACAAGCTCAacttcaacaacaccaccaccaccactcccactcccggCAGCAATGCGGCAACTACACCTGGAAGCACCACCCGCGCCTTCAACGAcagcctctccctctcgcGCGCGGTAGGCCTCTCCGCCGAGACAGACGGCCTGCGGACGGCTACATCCCTGCGCAAGATCGATCTGAAGCTGGGCCCGACGCTGGGAAGACAGGTGACGGTTGAGCCGGAGCGCGGGATGGATTTGCCAGCGGCGTTGAGGTCGCTGAGCACGGTGATCAGTCAGAATAAGATGAAGCAGTCGTTGAATAAGCAGAAGTATCATGTGCGGAAGGGTATGGTGAGAAAGCAGCTCAGGATGcagaggtggaggaagttgttCAAGTTTTCGTTTCAGGCGACTGTTAAGAGAATTCAGAAGATTCGGGGGCAGGGGTGGTGA
- a CDS encoding phosphatase YCH1 (BUSCO:EOG092658QH;~COG:D;~EggNog:ENOG410QDRU;~InterPro:IPR001763,IPR036873;~PFAM:PF00581): MSSITIATLPRISRDALSALLLSTSTPSKLAIIDVRDSDHVGGHITTSTWVPSSSLDYRLPELIRTLADKEKVVFHCALSQQRGPSAALRYARERERILGEEESKKQEVFVLEGGFVQWQEKYGPDERLTQAWVEDIWREY, from the exons ATGTCCTCCATAACCATCGCAACCCTCCCCCGCATCAGCCGCGACGCCCTCtcagccctcctcctctcgaCTTCCACGCCTAGCAAACTCGCCATTATCGATGTGCGTGACTCTG ACCACGTCGGCGGCcacatcaccacctccacctggGTCCCTAGCTCCTCACTAGACTACCGCCTCCCCGAACTCATCCGCACCCTGGCGGACAAAGAAAAGGTGGTCTTCCACTGCGCGTTGAGCCAGCAACGCGGGCCGTCTGCTGCGCTGCGGTATGCCCGCGAGCGCGAGCGCATCCTcggcgaggaggagagtAAGAAGCAGGAGGTGTTTGTCCTCGAGGGTGGGTTCGTGCAGTGGCAGGAGAAGTATGGGCCTGATGAGAGGTTGACGCAGGCTTGGGTGGAGGATATTTGGAGGGAgtattag
- a CDS encoding class I SAM-dependent methyltransferase (COG:S;~EggNog:ENOG410PHVH;~InterPro:IPR003788,IPR029063;~PFAM:PF02636), which yields MNHATRRAVRQLLRKHPNQTLCLKSQRWSSTTSTSSTSTSETRKWSTPLAQTLANAIKVTGPVPIAAFMRQVLTNPEGGYYTTRPEGHGEVFGKKGDFVTSPEISQVFGELVGIWTIAEWMAQGRKRSGVQLMEVGPGKGTLMDDMLRTFRNFKMFSSSIEAIYLVEASATLREVQKKLLCGDAVMEETDIGHKSTCKYFDVPIVWVEDIRLLPHEEEKTPFIFAHEFFDALPIHAFESIPPSPENQPEQKEIMTPTGPAKLHQPLKPANTPQWRELLVTLNPKAVEENIEGEPEFKLTLAKASTPSSLVIPEISPRYRALKSQPGSTIEVSPESRIYAADFARRIGGASEPPRTATKGTAASAPAPAKRTSSGAALIMDYGTLNTIPINSLRGIQEHKNVPPLSSPGQVDVSADVDFTALAEAAIEASEGVEVHGPVEQGDFLQAMGIEERMQQLLKKVDDEEKRKTLETGWKRLVEKGGGSMGKIYKVMAIVPENDGKRRPIGFGGGLVM from the exons ATGAACCACGCAACGAGGCGCGCCGTGAGGCAGCTTCTCAGAAAACATCCCAACCAGACCCTTTGCCTCAAATCGCAACGATGGTCCTCAActacatccacatcttccaCATCTACCTCTGAAACAAGAAAATGGTCGACACCACTAGCGCAAACTCTTGCTAATGCGATCAAA GTAACCGGACCCGTTCCTATCGCCGCCTTTATGCGCCAGGTCCTCACAAACCCCGAAGGAGGCTACTACACGACGCGACCAGAAGGCCACGGCGAAGTATTCGGCAAGAAAGGTGATTTCGTCACCTCTCCCGAGATATCGCAGGTCTTCGGAGAACTGGTGGGGATCTGGACAATTGCGGAATGGATGGCGCAGGGACGGAAGCGCAGCGGAGTGCAATTGATGGAGGTTGGACCGGGGAAGGGCACATTGATGGATGATATGTTGCGT ACATTCCGGAACTTCAAGATGTTCTCGTCGAGTATAGAGGCGATATATCTGGTGGAAGCTAGTGCCACGCTACGGGAAGTGCAGAAGAAATTGCTGTGCGGGGATGCAGtcatggaggagacggataTCGGACACAAGAGTACATGCAAATACTTCGATGTTCCGATCGTTTGGGTGGAGGACATCCGACTGTTGCCGCATG aagaagaaaagacccCCTTCATATTCGCCCACGAGTTTTTCGACGCCCTGCCCATTCACGCCTTTgaatccatccctccctctccagagAACCAGCCTGAGCAGAAGGAAATCATGACTCCCACCGGCCCAGCAAAACTACACCAGCCCTTGAAGCCAGCCAACACTCCCCAATGGCGCGAACTCCTGGTCACCTTAAACCCGAAGGCCGTGGAGGAGAACATTGAAGGCGAGCCCGAGTTCAAGCTCACCCTCGCCAAGGCATCGACGCCCTCCTCTCTCGTAATCCCGGAGATCTCCCCGCGCTACCGCGCCCTCAAATCCCAGCCGGGATCCACCATCGAAGTCAGCCCGGAGAGTCGTATCTACGCAGCTGACTTTGCGCGCCGCATCGGCGGTGCCTCAGAACCGCCCCGCACGGCCACAAAGGgcactgctgcttctgcgcCGGCCCCCGCGAAGCGCACATCCTCCGGTGCTGCCCTGATCATGGACTACGGCACTCTCAATACTATCCCGATCAACTCCCTGCGGGGTATCCAGGAGCACAAGAATGTGCCGCCGCTCTCTTCACCGGGACAGGTGGATGTCAGTGCTGATGTGGATTTCACGGCGTTGGCGGAGGCGGCGATCGAGGCTAGTGAGGGTGTGGAGGTGCATGGGCCGGTCGAGCAGGGTGATTTCCTGCAGGCGATGGGCATCGAAGAGCGCATGCAGCAGCTTCTGAAGAaggtcgatgatgaagagaagcgcaagaCACTGGAGACAGGATGGAAGAGACTGGTTGAGAAGGGCGGTGGCAGTATGGGCAAGATCTACAAGGTGATGGCCATCGTTCCGGAGAATGATGGCAAGCGTCGACCGATTGGATTCGGCGGTGGACTTGTGATGTAG
- a CDS encoding uncharacterized protein (COG:S;~EggNog:ENOG410PRDV;~InterPro:IPR035979,IPR012677;~go_function: GO:0003676 - nucleic acid binding [Evidence IEA]), translated as MAASQDTVSFDAIIQADRKRRRNEELANKLLSKKKSTNPPTKPTGKTQNVKPGSLASRIGVAKRSASATLPAKTTPPIPAPARQGARQNARPSNKRRPDENRLLSALNPASGQATVRNGGGLSIKGKGSGPFVVVGSNFAPGTTAADIQSALEPVSGPILRCWVTAQHPVVTAEITFAERQAAEGAVANFHNQRADGRILSFHLKQPANPDLFERSNTQPAVQNSQSFSDLREQADRDRRSHRLADAAVQDGRWGFNDQNQAGQGPSRGNNRRNRGGRKARGGAQNTQETGLYSDEMMVDAPQQNQRNRGRR; from the exons ATGGCCGCGAGCCAGGATACCGTTTCCTTCGATGCGATCATCCAAGCCG ATCGCAAGAGAAGACGCAACGAAGAACTAGCAAACAAGCTcctgagcaagaagaaatcgaCCAACCCGCCCACGAAACCGACAGGGAAGACGCAGAATGTGAAGCCAGGCAGCCTGGCAAGTCGGATCGGAGTAGCGAAG CGCTCCGCATCGGCTACTCTACCGGCCAAAACCACTCCTCCAATCCCAGCGCCCGCGCGACAGGGTGCCCGACAGAACGCAAGGCCATCGAACAAGCGCCGTCCTGATGAGAACCGCCTTCTTTCTGCGCTCAATCCCGCGAGCGGCCAGGCTACCGTGCGAAATGGGGGTGGACTGTCGATCAAGGGAAAAGGGTCCGGGCCATTCGTTGTTGTCGGTAGCAACTTCGCGCCAGGGACTACGGCGGCCGATATACAATCAGCTCTGGAACCGGTTTCCGGCCCGATATTGCGCTGCTGGGTCACTGCGCAACATCCTGTTGTCACAGCGGAGATTACATTTGCAGAGAGACAGGCCGCAGAGGGTGCCGTTGCCAATTTTCACAACCAGAGG GCCGACGGTCGGATCCTCTCATTCCACCTAAAGCAACCTGCGAACCCCGACCTGTTCGAGCGCTCCAATACCCAGCCCGCTGTACAGAACTCCCAATCGTTTAGTGACCTCCGCGAGCAAGCGGACCGCGATCGCCGTTCTCATCGCTTGGCCGATGCAGCTGTTCAGGACGGACGGTGGGGATTCAATGATCAGAACCAGGCTGGCCAAGGTCCATCCAGGGGGAACAATCGCAGAAACCGGGGTGGGCGGAAGGCAAGGGGTGGAGCACAGAATACACAAGAAACAGGCCTCTATAGCGATGAGATGATGGTCGATGCACCTCAGCAGAACCAGCGAAACCGGGGCCGGCGGTAA
- a CDS encoding uncharacterized protein (COG:S;~EggNog:ENOG410PYZH) — MTFINVLPADLHEGTVDGVAIKWNHNAKARLATNAIDYEVDATAMKAATGNFTHKRSKRLGKATAIIIGSFHKFTTVTRSGKKKAAHSHITLSLNPGGVKVHLNVTLPDGGAVENAQWRGESVVLRRRAIADPSLSVGEYAELSDRDTPSPVLN; from the exons ATGACGTTTATTAACGTTCTCCCCGCTGATCTTCATGAGGGAACCGTCGATGGAGTTGCCATTAAATGGAATCACAACGCTAAAGCTAGGCTGGCTACTAATGCCATCGATTACGAAGTGGACGCTACCGCTATGAAGGCAGCTACTGGGAACTTTACGCACAAGCGCTCTAAGCGCCTGGGGAAGGCCACTGCCATAATAAT tGGATCTTTCCATAAATTCACCACGGTCACCAGATCcggcaagaagaaagcgGCCCACTCCCATATAACGCTTTCCCTAAATCCAGGAGGCGTCAAGGTCCATCTGAACGTGACCTTGCCCGATGGGGGGGCCGTAGAAAATGCCCAGTGGAGAGGTGAAAGCGTCGTattgagaagaagggccatAGCAGACCCAAGCCTGTCCGTAGGCGAGTATGCTGAATTGTCCGACAGGG ATACACCGTCCCCGGTCTTGAACTAG
- a CDS encoding uncharacterized protein (COG:T;~EggNog:ENOG410PKCJ;~InterPro:IPR000719,IPR011009,IPR017441;~PFAM:PF00069;~go_function: GO:0004672 - protein kinase activity [Evidence IEA];~go_function: GO:0005524 - ATP binding [Evidence IEA];~go_process: GO:0006468 - protein phosphorylation [Evidence IEA]), with protein sequence MAQSASKTVSIGVSPQAIAKDDMTDFGDFASTEDEEIELDEFAESWEKYDRKVTPSVFYPICLGEILNERYLIEHKLGSGGFSTVWMALDLQENKDVAVKVLRTGDCGGIELRIQDEIVQSVQDRSHLVTYSDTFILKGSGGHHRAMVFPLMGPCLDRYTVTNLAISTRMSAAKQLLKALEALHNAGIVHRDLSERNCLWGMAPLHNLSRTAKYELLTRPLKRAIQDVELWKPGELVRPIRVPETLRTEDFYLADFSLAMKVGDPVAQPGDPPLCFCSPERLHGEAPSFACDMWSYMVNFVELYQGGRPFHDGYIGGVLTTITARLGPLPERWKGSYIYDDCLDSWYDQNRTPDKNNTLATGLARYRPDADPAERELVLSIMQKVFLYSPEERLTATQLLADSSFKALMARYGC encoded by the exons ATGGCGCAATCAGCTTCAAAGACTGTGAGTATTGGCGTCTCACCGCAAGCAATTGCAAAAGATGACATGACAGACTTCGGAGACTTTGCGAGcacagaggatgaagagattGAGCTCGATGAATTTGCTGAGTCTTGGGAAAAGTATGATCGGAAGGTAACGCCAAGCGTTTTCTATCCTATTTGCCTTGGAGAGATTCTCAATGAAAGATATCTGATAGAGCATAAGCTCGGTTCTGGTGGTTTCTCGACGGTCTGGATGGCCCTTGACCTCCAGGAAAATAAAGATGTTGCTGTCAAAGTCTTGCGCACTGGCGATTGCGGAGGCATTGAGCTACGTATACAAGATGAGATCGTTCAGAGCGTGCAGGACAGGTCCCACCTTGTGACATATTCAGATACTTTTATACTAAAGGGAAGCGGAGGTCACCATAGGGCTATGGTATTTCCTTTGATGGGGCCGTGTCTTGACCGTTATACAGTGACGAACTTAGCTATAAGTACTCGCATGTCAGCTGCGAAGCAATTGCTAAAGGCGTTGGAAGCTCTGCACAACGCTGGAATTGTGCACCGCG ATCTGAGCGAGAGAAACTGCCTGTGGGGAATGGCACCTCTTCACAATCTTAGCAGGACTGCTAAATATGAACTACTCACTCGGCCATTAAAGAGAGCTATCCAAGACGTCGAACTCTGGAAGCCCGGAGAACTGGTGCGGCCCATACGAGTCCCTGAAACTCTGCGCACAGAAGATTTCTATCTCGCTGACTTCAGTCTGGCCATGAAGGTCGGCGACCCTGTGGCTCAACCCGGCGATCCACCTCTGTGTTTCTGCTCCCCGGAGCGTCTCCACGGAGAAGCTCCAAGCTTTGCCTGCGACATGTGGAGCTACATGGTCAACTTTGTTGAACTTTACCAAGGGGGACGACCATTCCATGATGGGTACATAGGCGGAGTTTTGACGACTATTACCGCCCGTCTGGGCCCGCTACCAGAGCGATGGAAAGGCTCTTACATCTATGATGATTGCCTGGATTCCTGGTACGACCAGAATCGAACGCCCGATAAGAATAACACCCTCGCAACAGGGCTTGCGCGCTATCGACCCGATGCCGACCCAGCTGAACGAGAACTTGTGCTCTCCATCATGCAGAAGGTATTCCTATACTCGCCCGAGGAGCGCCTGACTGCGACGCAGCTTCTGGCCGATTCTTCATTCAAAGCTCTCATGGCTCGGTATGGTTGTTGA
- a CDS encoding uncharacterized protein (COG:S;~EggNog:ENOG410Q1EI): MKPEGSSSGRSRRRQSLSFSSLRPSMSRNRRPSTPPPTTCEESVHYPVFDPQNPRHNPSLASTSWQQWMQSLPKKSMGKMHSLSFRSRFRRRPIPRPSHNDDIPSLWSSTDSAKGSSDQQGTLYSSTVSEASTEEDVEFGTDLQRISCNYPPDGNMDRYLRSLPGPFVWEDGTVSSESTVVPHRETEEFLTLTFSNARSTSSNKDRRTESHNVASTDAIGGDNPQPMIPSSSSRNPSESYFSQAAGSETEGLCIAVPVPPNSGASEPQSPSGTVDSDRDGAASASRPSNLSVPIVDTSSARPVGTSANMAPYVSNSQIIDAELAIESLELCQQLELGDSHDGEQFVTYEAYENAGHSASHSPRVVDSTNSCSPAAPSAEISEPSNHGGEIPRITIDMRVTSGQLQEGAGNRIVRGIDSTENMPLIPARAEDRLSEHSTDASVLRSQSSQDDLASLLALRDEYFLVDKSNDLRPDRGNNATKAERSFSGDGCLYSGPGLDRNSSARVHDIPEIIGPRTPVQVRGTRPFRREYNTSDSDEYLMTYPAIDRHYFS, encoded by the exons ATGAAGCCTGAGGGTTCAAGCAGTGGCCGAAGCAGACGTCGTCAGTCGTTGTCGTTCTCGTCTCTTCGTCCGTCCATGAGCCGGAATAG AcgaccatcaacaccaccccccaccacTTGCGAAGAAAGCGTCCACTACCCCGTCTTTGATCCGCAAAACCCGCGGCACAACCCTTCGCTTGCATCTACATCATGGCAACAGTGGATGCAAAGCCTgccgaagaagtccatggGGAAAATGCACTCTTTGTCCTTCCGATCTAGGTTTCGCAGACGTCCCATTCCTCGTCCAAGCCATAACGATGATATACCTAGTCTTTGGTCATCCACGGATTCAGCCAAGGGCTCCTCCGACCAGCAGGGCACGCTCTACTCGTCGACTGTGTCAGAGGCTAGCAcagaggaagatgttgagTTTGGTACTGACCTACAGCGCATCAGCTGCAACTACCCGCCAGATGGAAACATGGACAGGTATTTACGGAGTCTGCCGGGACCATTTGTATGGGAAGATGGCACCGTTTCCTCAGAGTCGACCGTTGTGCCTCATCGGGAGACCGAAGAATTCCTTACTTTGACCTTCTCAAATGCTCGATCAACCTCGAGCAATAAAGATAGGAGAACGGAGTCTCATAATGTGGCGTCTACAGATGCTATCGGAGGAGACAATCCTCAGCCTATGATTCCGAGCTCATCCTCCCGCAATCCTAGCGAGTCGTACTTTTCGCAAGCAGCAGGCAGCGAGACCGAGGGTCTGTGCATCGCAGTTCCTGTTCCTCCCAACAGTGGCGCTTCTGAGCCACAGTCGCCGTCTGGAACAGTCGATAGTGACAGGGATGGTGCGGCCAGCGCGAGCAGACCCAGCAATCTTTCGGTGCCAATCGTCGACACAAGCAGCGCCAGACCTGTTGGCACGAGCGCCAACATGGCACCCTACGTCTCCAACTCACAAATCATAGATGCTGAATTGGCTATAGAGTCTTTGGAGCTGTGCCAACAGCTAGAGCTGGGTGACAGTCATGACGGGGAACAGTTCGTGACATACGAAGCTTACGAGAACGCTGGACATTCAGCCAGTCACTCACCGAGGGTAGTGGATTCGACCAACAGCTGCTCCCCAGCAGCGCCATCAGCTGAAATTTCCGAACCGTCGAATCATGGTGGTGAAATACCTCGCATTACGATTGATATGCGCGTTACTTCTggacagctgcaggaaggcGCCGGTAATCGCATTGTCCGCGGCATTGATTCGACAGAAAATATGCCCTTAATCCCGGCTAGAGCAGAGGATCGTCTGAGTGAACATAGTACCGATGCGTCGGTCTTGCGCAGCCAATCGTCTCAGGACGATCTGGCGTCGCTGCTAGCATTGCGAGACGAGTACTTTCTAGTGGACAAATCCAACGACCTCCGTCCGGATAGGGGGAACAACGCCACCAAGGCGGAGCGCAGCTTCAGCGGTGATGGCTGCTTGTATAGTGGGCCAGGGCTCGACCGCAACTCGTCGGCCAGAGTGCATGATATCCCCGAGATCATTGGCCCGCGCACGCCCGTCCAGGTACGTGGCACACGGCCGTTCCGACGCGAGTATAACACCAGCGATTCAGACGAGTACCTTATGACATACCCGGCTATCGACAGACACTACTTTTCGTGA
- a CDS encoding uncharacterized protein (COG:T;~EggNog:ENOG410PGBR;~InterPro:IPR000719,IPR011009,IPR008271;~PFAM:PF07714,PF00069;~go_function: GO:0004672 - protein kinase activity [Evidence IEA];~go_function: GO:0005524 - ATP binding [Evidence IEA];~go_process: GO:0006468 - protein phosphorylation [Evidence IEA]), with amino-acid sequence MSSKSRWATDDDPETEAILAQRKREKEEKRRAKAEKQRQLDEQAKLQAQQADTDSSAPPTKRRRLSNDHIPDQQQTTANTTTTNNEPTILTFPAQEWGPCRNVTNFERLNHIEEGSYGFVSRARDITTGEVVALKRLKMDNSPDGFPVTGLREIQTLLEARHQNIVYLREVVTGTKLDEIYLVMDFHEHDLKTLLDEMPEPFLPSEIKTLLLQLLSGLNFLHDQWIMHRDLKTSNLLLNNRGELKIADFGMARYYGDPPPKLTQLVVTLWYRAPELLLGAEKYGTEIDMWSVGCIMGELLTKEPLLQGKNEVEQVSKIFALTGPPTPQIWPEFRSLPNAKSLRLPPTASTATAGGNPPLLPRTKFPFLTNAGLHLLSSLLALNPGVRMSTKECLAHRYFKEDPRPKPKEMFPTFPSKAGMEKRRRRETPEAPKRGQEAPKLDFASVFGGQGGGETGEQGAGFTLRLG; translated from the exons ATGTCCTCCAAATCCAGATGGGCCACCGACGACGACCCCGAAACGGAAGCCATCCTGGCCCAGCGCAAGcgcgaaaaggaagaaaagcgacGCGCCAAAGCCGAGAAACAGCGCCAGCTGGACGAGCAAGCCAAGCTCCAAGCCCAACAAGCTGATACAGATAGCAGCGCACCGCCAACAAAACGTCGCCGACTATCAAACGACCACATCccagaccaacaacaaacaacagccaacaccaccaccacaaacaatgaacccaccatcctcaccttcCCAGCCCAAGAATGGGGACCCTGTCGAAACGTCACCAACTTTGAACGCCTCAACCACATCGAAGAAGGCTCCTACGGCTTCGTCAGCCGGGCCAGAGATATAACCACGGGCGAAGTAGTAGCCCTGAAGAGACTCAAAATGGACAACTCCCCAGACGGATTCCCCGTAACAGGACTCCGCGAGATCCAAACCCTCCTCGAAGCCCGCCACCAAAACATAGTCTACCTACGAGAAGTAGTAACCGGCACGAAACTAGACGA AATCTACCTAGTAATGGACTTCCACGAACACGACCTCAAAACCCTACTCGACGAAATGCCCGAACCCTTCCTCCCTAGCGAAATcaaaaccctcctcctccaactcctctcgggcctcaacttcctccacgACCAATGGATCATGCACCGCGACCTCAAAacctccaacctcctcctcaacaaccgCGGCGAGCTCAAAATCGCCGACTTCGGCATGGCCCGCTACTACGGCGATCCGCCCCCGAAACTCACCCAGCTCGTCGTGACCCTCTGGTACCGGGCCCCGGAACTCCTCCTGGGGGCAGAGAAATACGGCACCGAGATCGATATGTGGAGTGTAGGGTGTATCATGGGCGAATTGTTGACCAAGGAACCGCTATTGCAGGGGAAGAATGAGGTCGAGCAGGTTTCGAAG ATATTTGCCCTCACCGGCCCGCCCACACCCCAGATCTGGCCTGAGTTCAGATCACTACCGAACGCCAAGTCACTACGGCTGCCGCCTACTGCATCTACTGCTACGGCGGGAGGAAACCCGCCTTTACTGCCTCGGACCAAGTTCCCGTTTTTGACGAACGCTGGGCTACATCTGCTCTCGTCGTTGCTGGCGTTGAATCCGGGGGTGCGGATGTCGACGAAGGAGTGTCTGGCGCATCGCTATTTCAAGGAGGATCCTCGGCCGAAGCCGAAGGAGATGTTCCCGACGTTTCCGTCCAAGGCGGGTATGGAGAAGCGCAGACGGAGGGAGACTCCCGAGGCGCCGAAGCGGGGGCAGGAGGCTCCGAAGCTGGACTTTGCGAGTGTGTTTGGTGGGcagggtggtggggagacgGGGGAACAGGGGGCTGGGTTTACGCTACGGCTGGGCTAG
- the CCS1 gene encoding copper chaperone CCS1 (COG:P;~EggNog:ENOG410PJAA;~InterPro:IPR036423,IPR024134,IPR001424,IPR006121, IPR036163;~PFAM:PF00403,PF00080;~go_function: GO:0046872 - metal ion binding [Evidence IEA];~go_process: GO:0006801 - superoxide metabolic process [Evidence IEA];~go_process: GO:0030001 - metal ion transport [Evidence IEA]) yields MIEPFQTTFAVPMTCEGCVKDVSASLKKLEGINKVEANLKDQLVFIEGTAPPSSIVSAIQATGRDAILRGSGTSNSSAVCILETHSNSVSNKIRGLARMVQVSSNMTLVDLTINGLTPGKYYATVRDTGDISQGAGSTGGIWEAVKAKVLGSEPVKEPRGIFGSVEVNDKGRGNVFLDRPVAVWEMIGRSMVVSKSQEGPFRQEDPDTLVGVIARSAGVWDNDKMVCSCSGKNVWQERQEQVAQGMA; encoded by the exons ATGATTGAACCGTTTCAG ACTACCTTTGCGGTCCCGATGACCTGCGAGGGCTGCGTCAAGGATGTTTCCGCATcgctgaagaagttggagg GCATCAACAAGGTCGAGGCAAACCTTAAGGACCAGCTAGTCTTCATCGAGGGGACGGCACCACCCAGCTCGATTGTCTCCGCTATCCAAGCTACGGGACGGGATGCCATTCTACGAGGCAGTGGCACCTCCAACA GTTCCGCGGTGTGTATCTTGGAAACCCACTCGAATAGCGTCTCCAACAAGATTCGTGGTCTGGCACGCATGGTCCAGGTCTCCTCCAACATGACCCTGGTCGACCTGACGATCAACGGCCTTACTCCCGGCAAGTATTATGCCACGGTACGCGACACAGGGGATATCTCGCAGGGTGCTGGATCCACCGGCGGCATTTGGGAGGCCGTCAAGGCTAAAGTGCTGGGTTCGGAGCCAGTCAAGGAACCCCGCGGCATTTTTGGATCGGTTGAGGTGAACGACAAGGGCCGGGGCAATGTATTTTTGGATCGCCCGGTAGCGGTGTGGGAGATGATTGGGCGCAGTATGGTAGTGTCGAAGAGCCAGGAGGGGCCCTTTCGACAGGAAGACCCTGACACTTTAGTGGGAGTGATCGCTCGAAGCGCGGGGGTGTGGGATAACGACAAGATGGTGTGTTCCTGCTCCGGTAAGAATGTGTGGCAGGAGCGGCAGGAGCAGGTGGCCCAGGGAATGGCctaa